In Sphingobacterium zeae, one genomic interval encodes:
- a CDS encoding DUF4843 domain-containing protein: MKRTTFYILFFQLFVLFTACKKEIMSYEGKEGVYFAMRHGTNEYLPNLWPYQPFTDIDFVRMSTDEIDFPVQVMITGPSKDYDRIYRVEVNPDSTNAILGQHYEALKDQYILPAGAVSAQVSVRLKRTADLEEKPVTLGLKLVATKDFALSFPEWHSIPSLNSGTVVPQFDATLHSLHINDVMVQPAVWSGSLQAGNRESGLFGVFSRRKMEFLAEYLGLKYEDFGTAETMPMARMMLIASDATKVLVNRYSEGKPVLEDDGRLMWMGTVPWTSYLGVPWVPGG; this comes from the coding sequence ATGAAAAGAACAACCTTTTATATCCTGTTTTTTCAGCTGTTTGTACTATTTACGGCCTGCAAAAAAGAAATCATGTCCTATGAAGGTAAGGAAGGCGTCTATTTCGCGATGCGCCATGGTACAAATGAGTATCTTCCAAATCTATGGCCCTATCAGCCCTTTACCGATATAGACTTTGTACGCATGAGTACCGACGAAATTGACTTTCCGGTTCAGGTGATGATTACAGGCCCAAGCAAGGATTATGACCGGATTTATCGGGTGGAGGTCAATCCAGACTCCACTAACGCGATTTTGGGGCAGCATTACGAGGCTTTGAAGGACCAATATATTCTGCCTGCCGGTGCTGTTTCGGCGCAAGTCAGTGTGCGGCTTAAGCGCACAGCCGATCTCGAAGAAAAACCCGTAACCCTGGGCTTAAAACTTGTAGCCACCAAAGACTTTGCACTTTCCTTCCCCGAATGGCATTCTATCCCATCTTTAAATTCAGGTACTGTGGTGCCACAATTTGATGCTACACTGCATTCTTTGCATATCAATGATGTAATGGTGCAGCCCGCTGTCTGGTCCGGTTCCTTGCAAGCCGGAAATAGGGAGTCAGGATTGTTCGGTGTTTTCTCCAGGCGTAAAATGGAATTTTTGGCGGAATATTTAGGACTCAAATATGAAGACTTTGGCACCGCGGAGACTATGCCAATGGCCAGGATGATGCTTATCGCCAGCGATGCGACAAAGGTTCTGGTTAACCGCTATAGTGAAGGAAAGCCTGTCCTCGAAGATGATGGCCGGTTGATGTGGATGGGCACGGTACCCTGGACCTCATATTTGGGCGTTCCGTGGGTCCCGGGCGGATAA
- a CDS encoding RagB/SusD family nutrient uptake outer membrane protein, with the protein MKILKYIILISCLTLVASSCSKWIDVKPADRLGEEQLFVNRAGFMKAINGVYVEMASTDLYGQHMSTGIIDVLAQYYYINGSTHVFDKYTNFVYTEASVKSGFEQIWKKAYELIANCNVILDKCGNTPTEILPQPYFGIIKGEALALRAMIHLDMLRLFGPIYSEDSKYKPALPYIDKISYDIAPLLGSEEFTGHVVADLEAARLLLQDSDPIRTEGVRNQGSPTGENDLYYRQYRLNYYAVKALLARTYLWMGNRTAALKYAEELLTEVQSADKMTFPFVTFASAVSVDKPDRMFSTEVMFSLYNINRKEMYNRLFDVSLQSNNKLSFSNGDVNDTRVRAIYDDNNDFRRRIWQSASNGTTTATTNMKYADVIDGPGRYMIPLIRLSEVLLIAAECSPELAKATAYFNSLRTARNCVSLAPVDQTALKTEITKEFRREMLGEGQQFFYYKRNAMQALPNSSTLNISPEKTMVLTNYTVPLPDSETSQRY; encoded by the coding sequence ATGAAAATACTAAAGTACATTATCCTGATTTCATGTCTCACCCTTGTAGCAAGCTCGTGCAGCAAATGGATTGATGTCAAGCCTGCCGATAGGCTGGGAGAGGAACAGCTGTTTGTCAATCGGGCCGGCTTTATGAAAGCGATCAACGGCGTCTACGTCGAAATGGCCAGTACGGATCTTTACGGACAGCATATGAGCACGGGAATTATAGACGTCCTGGCACAATATTACTACATCAATGGCTCTACACATGTGTTTGACAAGTATACCAACTTTGTCTATACAGAAGCGAGTGTCAAATCTGGCTTCGAGCAGATTTGGAAAAAAGCCTATGAGCTTATCGCCAACTGCAACGTTATTCTGGACAAATGTGGGAATACTCCGACTGAGATCCTGCCGCAGCCCTACTTTGGAATCATCAAAGGCGAGGCACTGGCGTTGCGGGCGATGATCCACCTCGATATGCTCCGCTTGTTTGGGCCGATCTATTCCGAAGACAGCAAGTACAAGCCAGCATTACCCTACATCGACAAAATCAGTTATGACATCGCACCCTTACTTGGATCCGAAGAATTTACCGGCCATGTTGTTGCAGATCTTGAAGCAGCTCGTTTATTGTTGCAGGACAGTGATCCGATACGGACAGAAGGTGTGCGTAATCAAGGTAGCCCGACAGGAGAGAATGATCTTTATTATCGGCAGTATAGGCTCAATTACTATGCTGTAAAGGCATTATTGGCAAGAACATACCTTTGGATGGGCAATCGGACAGCAGCATTAAAATATGCCGAAGAGCTTTTGACCGAAGTACAATCGGCTGATAAAATGACTTTCCCCTTTGTCACCTTTGCAAGTGCTGTAAGTGTTGACAAGCCAGACCGGATGTTTTCGACCGAAGTGATGTTCTCCTTATACAATATTAATAGAAAGGAGATGTACAATAGATTATTTGATGTCAGCCTGCAATCAAATAACAAACTTTCTTTTTCCAACGGCGATGTCAACGATACACGCGTAAGAGCCATTTATGATGATAACAATGATTTCCGTCGTCGGATTTGGCAAAGTGCTTCCAATGGTACGACTACCGCGACGACCAATATGAAATATGCCGATGTGATCGATGGGCCCGGGCGCTATATGATCCCGCTTATCAGACTGTCCGAGGTGTTGCTGATTGCGGCAGAATGTTCCCCCGAACTGGCCAAGGCGACGGCCTATTTCAACAGCCTGCGCACCGCACGCAACTGCGTTTCGCTTGCACCCGTCGATCAGACGGCACTGAAAACCGAAATCACCAAAGAATTCAGACGTGAAATGTTGGGTGAAGGACAGCAGTTTTTTTATTATAAAAGGAATGCCATGCAGGCTTTACCCAATTCTTCCACACTCAATATCAGTCCGGAGAAGACCATGGTACTTACGAATTACACTGTTCCGCTACCGGACAGTGAAACCTCACAACGTTATTAA
- a CDS encoding SusC/RagA family TonB-linked outer membrane protein, which yields MRITLFLLLTGICAVSAKSYSQQITFKGRNVSLETVIQAIRQQTGYSIFSTKHALSSTVPLTIDVKNMELDHFLSIVTRNQPVTYQVEDRTISFFNSEKNNPKIQSAEIFTQQQRITGRVIHAESGERMERVTVQIKGTNRVTTTDAKGQFQLLATSLQDENLIILFRHLGMKPKEVVYSGQKFLEVKLEPAAATEIKDVVVTGIYQRNKESFTGSSSTYTAKELKMVGNQNVLQSLKTLDPAFAIVDNNQFGSDPNRLPDIEIRGKSSVIGITDEYSSNPNQPLFILDGFESTLAVIADLSMDRVESITLLKDAAASAIYGSKAANGVVVVETKRPTPGQLRINYTLNGSVSFADLTDYNLMNAGEKLQFELLSGFYGMLDDKGQIILGANPVSEANYLERLREVRRGVNTYWANEPLRTAVNQRHTLFAEGGDQSLRYSVSVNHGIVNGVMKASDRKTTNGNIRLLYRKGDLSFTNSLSIDHVVANKEVSPFSTFSRANPYHRKYDENGNLKMVLEDFSASRSGYDPIYSPFYDLNNLNINTQGSEGFTNNFEVEWRMLPELRARGRFGLRSLNLHDEIFRSPFNVEFVGTDQLQKGSYQENNGKNVNYDGDFSLTYGKLFADKHMLNAVLGARMEQATNKRSSYQVRGFIDDEFSNPNFALGYPEGQRADYTQSKRRGASFFMNMGYSYDKRYLLDATLRSDGSSVFGSERQFSTIWSLGLAWNAHNESFFNQFHWIDQLRLRATIGNPGNQNFDDYISMRVYRYNNENRNPFGASTIISNMGNSGLRWQTTLDRNLGLDLTTFKSRLRLNLDYFVKSTDPLLVLVSLPTSTGVNTVAKNMGAQVTHGFTIAGDYTLLRREQFNWRVNLNMRQLKAEYQNIGNQLNNFNEANKSRNLIRYYDGGSPSDLWAVRSLGIDPATGREVFLNKNDQQTFVHDYSDEVVVGNSDPDLEGILGTSFYYKGFSASVNLRYRWGGQSFMQTLFEKVENISARDVALNQDKRALYDRWKQPGDEAKFKAISNTDQTPISSRFVADNNMLVGEAFSVGYETTTAGWLRSIRASSVTFRAYMNDIFHLSTITNERGIDYPFARSVSFSAGIRF from the coding sequence ATGAGAATTACACTATTCTTACTATTGACTGGAATATGCGCTGTGAGTGCTAAAAGTTATTCACAACAAATTACCTTCAAAGGCCGTAATGTTTCCCTGGAGACAGTGATTCAAGCCATTCGCCAGCAAACGGGCTACAGTATTTTCAGTACCAAGCATGCCCTAAGCAGTACTGTGCCTCTTACGATAGACGTCAAAAATATGGAACTGGATCATTTTCTCAGCATAGTGACGCGCAATCAGCCTGTAACGTATCAGGTAGAAGATCGAACGATTTCTTTTTTTAATTCAGAAAAAAACAATCCGAAAATCCAGTCCGCTGAAATTTTTACTCAACAGCAACGCATTACCGGAAGAGTTATCCATGCCGAGTCAGGTGAGCGCATGGAGCGTGTCACTGTACAGATAAAGGGAACAAATAGGGTAACGACCACCGATGCAAAAGGGCAGTTTCAGTTGCTTGCTACAAGCCTACAAGACGAAAACCTTATTATACTATTCCGTCACCTCGGTATGAAACCTAAAGAAGTTGTTTACAGCGGTCAAAAGTTTCTTGAAGTAAAACTTGAACCCGCTGCTGCTACTGAAATCAAAGATGTTGTTGTTACAGGGATCTACCAACGTAACAAGGAAAGTTTTACCGGCTCTTCATCCACTTATACAGCCAAGGAATTGAAGATGGTGGGTAATCAGAATGTATTGCAGAGCCTTAAAACCTTGGATCCCGCTTTCGCCATTGTGGATAATAACCAGTTTGGATCTGATCCGAATCGCCTACCCGATATCGAGATTAGGGGCAAAAGCAGTGTGATTGGCATCACTGACGAATACAGTTCCAACCCCAATCAGCCACTTTTTATTTTAGACGGTTTTGAGAGTACGTTGGCCGTGATAGCGGATCTCAGTATGGATCGTGTCGAAAGCATCACTTTACTCAAGGATGCCGCCGCGTCGGCCATTTACGGCTCTAAAGCCGCCAATGGGGTGGTGGTGGTTGAAACAAAACGCCCTACACCCGGACAGCTACGGATCAACTATACACTCAATGGTAGCGTTAGCTTTGCAGACCTCACTGACTACAACCTCATGAATGCTGGAGAAAAATTACAATTTGAGTTGTTGTCTGGCTTCTATGGCATGCTCGATGACAAAGGGCAGATTATATTAGGGGCTAATCCCGTCAGTGAAGCTAATTATTTAGAGCGCTTAAGAGAAGTGCGTCGCGGTGTCAATACCTATTGGGCAAACGAACCCTTGCGCACTGCGGTTAATCAACGGCACACACTTTTTGCAGAAGGTGGCGACCAAAGCTTACGATATAGCGTTTCTGTTAACCATGGTATTGTCAACGGCGTCATGAAAGCTTCAGACCGAAAGACAACTAACGGCAATATTCGTCTCTTGTATCGAAAAGGAGATTTATCATTTACCAATTCATTGAGTATTGACCATGTAGTGGCGAATAAGGAAGTTTCTCCTTTTTCCACATTTTCGAGGGCCAATCCCTATCATCGCAAATACGATGAAAATGGAAATCTCAAAATGGTATTGGAAGACTTTAGCGCGAGTCGCTCCGGTTATGATCCAATTTATAGCCCTTTTTACGACCTCAACAATTTGAACATAAATACACAGGGATCCGAGGGTTTTACCAATAATTTTGAGGTCGAGTGGCGCATGTTGCCCGAGTTGCGGGCAAGAGGGCGTTTTGGTCTGCGCAGTTTAAATTTGCACGATGAAATATTCCGCTCGCCCTTCAATGTGGAATTCGTGGGTACAGACCAATTGCAAAAAGGATCCTATCAGGAAAACAATGGTAAGAATGTGAATTATGACGGCGATTTTAGTCTCACCTATGGGAAGCTCTTCGCAGACAAACATATGCTCAATGCGGTACTGGGAGCACGAATGGAGCAGGCCACTAACAAACGTAGTAGTTATCAGGTCCGAGGGTTTATTGATGATGAGTTCTCAAACCCAAATTTCGCTTTAGGCTATCCCGAAGGACAACGTGCGGACTACACGCAATCCAAGCGGCGTGGTGCTAGCTTCTTTATGAATATGGGCTATTCTTACGATAAACGCTATCTGTTGGATGCGACCTTAAGATCTGACGGTTCTTCGGTATTTGGATCCGAACGTCAGTTTTCGACCATATGGTCTTTAGGTTTAGCCTGGAACGCACATAACGAAAGCTTTTTCAACCAGTTTCATTGGATTGATCAATTGCGTTTGAGAGCTACGATTGGTAATCCCGGTAATCAGAATTTCGACGATTATATATCGATGCGTGTTTACCGTTATAATAATGAAAACCGTAATCCCTTTGGGGCGAGTACAATTATCAGCAATATGGGCAATAGCGGACTACGCTGGCAGACAACGTTGGACCGCAATTTAGGCCTGGATCTTACGACATTTAAAAGCCGACTTCGCCTCAATCTCGATTATTTTGTAAAGAGTACAGATCCCTTATTGGTGCTTGTTTCATTACCCACCTCTACAGGTGTAAATACAGTGGCTAAAAATATGGGCGCACAGGTTACCCATGGTTTTACAATAGCTGGAGATTACACATTGCTTCGACGAGAGCAATTCAACTGGCGTGTCAACCTAAATATGCGACAGCTAAAAGCAGAATATCAAAATATTGGCAATCAGCTCAACAATTTTAACGAGGCCAATAAAAGCCGTAATCTCATCCGCTATTATGACGGAGGCAGTCCATCTGACCTTTGGGCCGTGCGGTCTTTGGGTATCGATCCCGCGACCGGACGGGAGGTCTTCCTAAATAAGAATGACCAACAGACTTTTGTGCATGATTACAGCGATGAAGTCGTTGTGGGAAACAGCGATCCCGACCTCGAAGGAATATTAGGTACCAGCTTCTACTACAAGGGTTTTTCGGCTTCGGTTAACTTGCGCTACAGATGGGGTGGACAATCATTTATGCAGACACTTTTTGAAAAGGTAGAAAATATTTCGGCAAGGGATGTCGCACTTAATCAGGATAAACGGGCATTGTACGACCGCTGGAAGCAACCGGGAGATGAGGCAAAATTCAAAGCGATTTCCAATACAGACCAGACACCCATTTCATCGCGGTTTGTTGCGGATAACAATATGCTCGTCGGTGAGGCATTTTCGGTTGGCTACGAGACTACTACCGCTGGTTGGTTAAGATCGATCCGCGCCTCTTCGGTAACTTTTAGGGCTTATATGAATGATATCTTTCATCTTTCGACCATAACAAATGAACGCGGAATAGATTATCCCTTCGCACGGTCAGTCTCATTTTCGGCTGGCATTCGGTTTTAA
- a CDS encoding RNA polymerase sigma factor yields MLNYKKYSDYDLLTLFNTNDERVLIEIYDRYWDKMLAVAFNRLGNLQEAEECVQDVLCKLWKLRSTFSLQNEKLSSYLARAVRNQTFNIIYQNKQKRQKLAGYSPQEDVIDSISPERKLIILELQQQIDKAIKNLPPQCQLVFVMNKNEGLTTKEIADKLNLSENTVKSHLKKAKKDLGNNTEFLTIIVFFSIYLR; encoded by the coding sequence ATGCTTAATTATAAAAAATATAGCGACTATGATCTCCTGACCCTCTTCAATACCAATGATGAGCGCGTGTTGATAGAAATTTATGACCGATACTGGGATAAGATGTTGGCTGTTGCATTTAATCGCTTGGGAAATCTGCAGGAAGCTGAAGAATGTGTGCAGGATGTGCTTTGTAAACTTTGGAAACTTCGCTCAACTTTCAGTTTGCAAAATGAAAAACTATCCAGTTACCTAGCACGGGCAGTCCGCAATCAGACCTTCAACATCATCTATCAGAATAAGCAGAAACGCCAAAAATTAGCAGGATACAGCCCGCAAGAGGACGTCATCGATTCCATTTCGCCAGAGCGGAAACTTATCATTCTGGAGCTCCAACAACAGATTGATAAGGCCATCAAAAACTTGCCGCCACAGTGTCAGCTTGTTTTTGTTATGAACAAAAATGAAGGCCTTACAACGAAGGAGATCGCTGACAAACTCAATTTGTCAGAAAATACAGTCAAGTCACATCTTAAAAAAGCGAAAAAAGATCTAGGAAACAATACCGAATTTCTTACAATCATTGTTTTTTTCTCGATTTACCTTCGCTAA
- a CDS encoding DUF4382 domain-containing protein, with product MTLIFSRKDTKLTASRVSTLLYLMGVALLILLVSCHEDDSPAPEQAHLKVKVKSVGDPYDAVHLEIQQLWTRTSAGGGKIEANKRVNILGIQKDSIVAGGYVPHGTLQEVMLKVAPTGNEIIIDDLPYALHTPQGQIIAVNIAADSKLLPNESHTLMLHINLSDFIQETAEGKFVINPNLTAVLD from the coding sequence ATGACCCTTATTTTTAGTAGAAAAGACACAAAGTTAACCGCCAGCAGGGTTTCTACCCTCTTGTATCTTATGGGCGTGGCCCTCCTCATACTTTTAGTTAGCTGCCATGAGGACGATAGCCCCGCACCCGAGCAGGCGCACTTAAAAGTGAAGGTAAAAAGTGTAGGTGATCCGTATGATGCAGTCCACCTCGAGATCCAACAGCTATGGACACGCACGTCTGCAGGTGGCGGAAAAATCGAGGCAAATAAAAGGGTAAACATCCTGGGAATTCAAAAGGATAGCATCGTCGCGGGTGGGTATGTGCCCCATGGCACGCTACAGGAAGTTATGCTAAAGGTAGCCCCTACAGGGAATGAAATAATCATAGATGACCTTCCCTATGCTTTACACACGCCACAAGGACAAATTATCGCGGTGAATATCGCAGCCGACAGTAAGCTTTTACCGAATGAAAGCCATACATTAATGCTTCATATTAATCTGTCAGATTTCATCCAAGAGACGGCAGAAGGCAAATTTGTAATTAATCCTAATCTCACCGCAGTACTGGATTAA
- a CDS encoding FecR family protein codes for MHNDLNYIEDLIVKFQTGIISQQELAELTEWYNSYSDEEVTIVTDEPLQKEQVRERMLNGILTKIRIDQPAVKTNVYRMQAKFWAASVAVLLILSLLAWFGIKRNKHVKSPDFAVQSSSDTILPGGPRAVLLLADGQKVVLDTAQDGIVVDGAIHYADGRSLASNVDLNKMSDLQLYVPKGGVYHITLSDGTQVWLNSDSRLRYPAKFASTEREVALDGEAFFMVKGQFSTKGQRIPFFVKTQRQTVEVLGTQFNVNGYSTQAFAKTTLLEGKVNIHVADQRIILKPGQQASTRGNLTKIKTVDAQTEIAWKEGKFNFDGKSFEETMAEIGRWYDLTIKYNGKIPNVELVGDAYRNEKINLVLRLLDAADVRYQLDIHKRELIIY; via the coding sequence ATGCATAACGATCTTAATTATATAGAAGATTTAATAGTCAAATTTCAGACGGGTATAATTTCTCAGCAGGAATTGGCCGAACTCACGGAATGGTACAACAGTTATTCGGACGAGGAGGTGACCATCGTTACTGATGAGCCTTTGCAAAAGGAACAGGTCCGAGAGCGTATGCTCAACGGTATACTCACCAAGATCAGGATCGATCAGCCAGCAGTTAAAACCAATGTTTATAGGATGCAGGCGAAATTTTGGGCTGCTTCTGTAGCCGTGTTGTTGATACTTTCATTGTTGGCCTGGTTTGGAATTAAGAGAAATAAGCACGTGAAATCTCCGGATTTTGCAGTACAGTCCTCCTCAGATACTATTTTGCCCGGTGGGCCCCGGGCAGTTCTCCTTTTAGCGGACGGACAAAAGGTCGTGCTAGATACTGCACAAGACGGGATTGTTGTGGATGGTGCGATTCATTACGCAGACGGAAGAAGCTTAGCGAGTAATGTCGATCTGAATAAGATGAGCGATTTGCAATTGTATGTTCCCAAAGGTGGCGTCTATCACATTACCTTGTCAGACGGTACACAGGTCTGGTTAAACTCTGATTCACGATTACGTTATCCCGCAAAGTTCGCATCTACTGAAAGAGAAGTGGCGCTAGATGGAGAAGCATTTTTTATGGTAAAAGGGCAGTTCAGCACGAAAGGACAGCGTATTCCTTTTTTCGTAAAGACCCAAAGGCAGACCGTAGAGGTCCTCGGTACACAATTCAATGTCAACGGATACTCCACGCAGGCATTTGCAAAAACAACCTTGTTGGAAGGCAAAGTCAATATCCATGTAGCTGACCAAAGAATTATTCTGAAACCGGGACAGCAGGCCAGCACCCGCGGAAATCTGACAAAAATAAAAACTGTAGATGCGCAGACGGAGATTGCCTGGAAGGAGGGCAAATTTAATTTTGACGGTAAATCCTTTGAAGAAACAATGGCTGAAATAGGTCGTTGGTATGATTTAACGATTAAGTATAACGGCAAGATACCAAACGTCGAATTGGTGGGGGATGCCTATCGCAATGAAAAAATTAACCTTGTACTGCGGTTGTTGGATGCCGCAGATGTTCGTTACCAACTGGATATCCACAAGCGAGAGCTTATTATTTATTAA